A window from Alkalicoccobacillus plakortidis encodes these proteins:
- a CDS encoding MarR family winged helix-turn-helix transcriptional regulator, translating to MHKPKEPRTKQQRLSLLLWFRLARFYNQSNRMSNEHVKPYDLTISQFDLLVQTQANQPISQMDLAEKLLVTKGSITQMLAKLEQRDLIKKEQDWRIKRISLTEKGELLMQQARPDQSAFQSSLFSSLTRDEQKQLNILLKKIQKGIESHTNQEDEQ from the coding sequence ATGCATAAGCCAAAAGAGCCACGTACAAAACAACAACGATTAAGTTTGTTATTATGGTTTCGTTTAGCTCGTTTCTACAATCAAAGTAACCGAATGTCTAATGAACATGTAAAGCCTTATGATTTAACAATCTCACAGTTTGATTTGCTTGTTCAGACACAGGCTAATCAGCCGATCTCACAAATGGATTTGGCCGAAAAACTTCTTGTCACCAAAGGTAGTATCACTCAAATGCTCGCAAAACTTGAACAAAGAGATTTAATTAAAAAAGAGCAAGATTGGCGTATCAAACGTATTTCACTGACGGAAAAAGGTGAATTACTTATGCAACAAGCGCGCCCTGACCAGTCAGCATTTCAATCTTCACTGTTTTCATCCTTAACTAGAGATGAACAAAAACAATTAAATATATTATTAAAAAAAATTCAAAAAGGGATCGAATCCCATACAAATCAGGAGGATGAACAATGA
- a CDS encoding ring-cleaving dioxygenase, whose protein sequence is MNILPLKGQHHVSAITANAKENLHFYTEILGMRLVKKTVNQDDTSVYHLFYADERGNPGTDLTFFEIPHAGTTYEGTNSISLTSLRVADDNALDYWVNRLEEHDVKHEGVTEESGRKTLAFRDFEGQRLQFVSDEHNQGVAGGKPWDKSPVPVEHGVVGLGPVRLTVSRPDITAKVLVDVMGFSEVRSYTEETSSQTIRVFETGEGGTGGEIHLLERNDLQRERPGRGSVHHVAFRVENQDELNKWVEHISASGLPNSGFVERYYFRSLYFREPNGILFELATDGPGFEGDESFDTLGENLALPPYLENQREQIEATIKPLHTKKG, encoded by the coding sequence ATGAATATTTTGCCACTTAAAGGACAACATCATGTATCAGCGATTACAGCTAACGCTAAAGAAAACTTGCATTTCTACACAGAGATCTTGGGAATGAGATTGGTTAAGAAAACAGTTAATCAAGATGACACATCCGTTTATCATTTGTTTTATGCAGATGAGCGTGGTAACCCTGGAACAGATTTAACATTTTTTGAAATTCCGCATGCTGGAACGACTTATGAAGGGACAAATAGTATTAGTTTAACTTCATTACGAGTTGCTGATGATAATGCGCTTGACTACTGGGTGAACCGTTTAGAAGAACACGATGTGAAACATGAAGGGGTTACTGAAGAGTCAGGTAGGAAAACACTTGCATTCCGTGATTTTGAAGGACAGCGTCTACAGTTTGTGTCAGATGAACATAATCAAGGTGTTGCTGGCGGGAAACCATGGGATAAGAGTCCAGTGCCTGTTGAACATGGTGTGGTTGGTTTAGGACCTGTTCGTTTAACGGTTAGCAGACCTGATATTACAGCCAAAGTTCTAGTAGACGTGATGGGATTCAGTGAGGTACGTTCGTACACAGAGGAAACTAGCAGTCAAACCATTCGAGTATTTGAAACTGGTGAAGGTGGTACAGGTGGTGAGATTCATTTACTTGAGAGGAATGATCTTCAGCGTGAAAGACCGGGTAGAGGAAGTGTACACCACGTTGCTTTCAGAGTGGAGAATCAAGATGAATTAAACAAATGGGTTGAGCACATCAGTGCATCTGGACTTCCGAATTCAGGATTTGTAGAACGTTATTATTTCCGTAGCCTGTATTTCCGCGAACCAAATGGCATTCTATTTGAACTAGCGACAGATGGTCCAGGGTTTGAAGGAGACGAATCATTTGATACTTTAGGCGAGAATCTTGCATTGCCTCCATACCTTGAAAATCAACGTGAACAAATTGAAGCAACGATTAAGCCACTACACACAAAAAAAGGATAA
- a CDS encoding alpha/beta hydrolase: MHHEHLFKKGEDTSLPTIVLLHGTGGDENDLLPIAEMIAKKASVLSVRGNVSENGMNRYFKRLAAGVFDKEDLSKRTNELHEFIQDAAHKYEFDAKKVIAIGYSNGANIAANLIYTIQDSLYGAILFHAMQPQEAVQVGRIEQTAVLVSSGKRDNMIPAVESEKLIQTLKQSGVDVTEFWTEGGHELTREEIVEATRWFTEQTK; the protein is encoded by the coding sequence ATGCATCATGAACATCTATTCAAAAAAGGTGAGGACACTAGCTTGCCAACAATTGTTCTTCTTCACGGTACAGGTGGAGATGAAAATGACTTACTTCCTATCGCAGAGATGATTGCAAAAAAAGCATCTGTACTTAGTGTACGTGGAAATGTATCTGAGAATGGTATGAATCGATACTTCAAACGTCTTGCTGCGGGTGTTTTTGATAAAGAAGATCTTTCAAAGCGCACAAATGAATTACACGAGTTTATTCAAGATGCAGCACATAAATATGAGTTTGATGCGAAAAAGGTTATTGCAATTGGTTACTCAAATGGAGCAAATATCGCAGCAAATTTGATTTATACGATTCAAGATTCATTGTATGGAGCTATCTTGTTTCATGCTATGCAGCCTCAAGAAGCTGTTCAAGTTGGACGCATTGAGCAAACAGCAGTGCTAGTCTCATCTGGAAAACGTGATAATATGATCCCAGCTGTAGAATCTGAAAAGCTGATTCAAACGCTTAAGCAATCGGGCGTAGATGTTACAGAATTCTGGACTGAAGGCGGTCATGAGCTAACGCGTGAAGAAATAGTCGAAGCCACACGATGGTTTACGGAACAAACAAAGTAA
- a CDS encoding alkaline phosphatase, giving the protein MKKNLAITFTAITLVGLSLSPMLSASASDSGVDMPDAFGDEVNNVIFLIPDGFSTAYADSYRLFKEDGPPIWEEKQMLKGMVATHSADSLITDSAAAGTALATGVKTNNGVIGYSPEGEELESIVDLARQAGKKNGLVATSTINHATPAAFAASVEGRNDYEGIAKQLIHHDGIDLLLGGGREQFQSPEQGGIREDGVDLIGEAEDNGFTYMETKRDLLATEADSSKKFLGLFADDALLANFGPSIIEPSLAQMTSFAIDHLSQSDEGFFLMVEGSQIDWVGHDNDAAYAMKDTHAFEEAVKLAVDFAEQDKETLVVIVGDHDTGGLSIQPDDEFNPSNLHDVSMTGADMIQLVDHSFSNLEEVITEETSMTFSGDELERIKKSNDPKMALNTLVSEKAGMAWTSDNHTAIDVPIYAYGPQSTNFTGTIDNTDVFQGIRQALIGN; this is encoded by the coding sequence ATGAAAAAGAATCTAGCAATTACGTTCACTGCAATTACTCTAGTGGGGTTATCCCTCTCCCCTATGCTTTCTGCGAGTGCATCGGATTCTGGTGTTGACATGCCTGATGCTTTTGGGGATGAAGTTAATAATGTGATATTCCTGATTCCTGATGGCTTCTCAACCGCTTATGCAGACAGTTATCGATTATTTAAAGAAGATGGACCACCTATTTGGGAAGAAAAACAGATGCTAAAAGGAATGGTAGCAACTCATTCAGCAGACTCGTTGATCACCGACTCTGCAGCTGCTGGAACAGCACTTGCTACAGGAGTTAAAACAAATAATGGCGTCATTGGTTATTCACCAGAAGGCGAGGAATTAGAATCAATTGTTGATTTGGCTAGACAAGCTGGCAAGAAGAATGGTCTCGTTGCCACGTCTACCATAAATCATGCTACTCCGGCAGCTTTTGCAGCTAGTGTTGAAGGACGAAATGATTATGAAGGCATTGCTAAACAACTTATTCATCATGATGGTATAGATTTACTTTTAGGTGGTGGCAGGGAACAATTTCAATCTCCTGAGCAAGGCGGAATTCGCGAAGATGGTGTAGATTTAATTGGAGAAGCGGAAGACAATGGATTTACCTATATGGAAACCAAACGTGATCTACTGGCTACAGAAGCAGATTCATCAAAAAAATTCTTAGGACTGTTTGCAGACGATGCGCTGCTCGCCAATTTTGGTCCAAGTATAATTGAACCATCACTTGCGCAAATGACCTCCTTTGCAATTGACCACCTCTCTCAATCCGATGAAGGCTTTTTCCTAATGGTTGAGGGCAGTCAAATTGACTGGGTTGGTCATGATAACGATGCAGCGTACGCAATGAAAGATACACATGCTTTTGAGGAAGCAGTTAAATTAGCTGTTGATTTCGCAGAGCAAGACAAAGAAACATTAGTCGTTATCGTCGGTGACCATGATACAGGTGGATTATCCATTCAACCAGATGACGAGTTCAACCCATCCAATCTACACGATGTTTCCATGACTGGTGCAGACATGATACAACTTGTGGATCACTCCTTCTCAAATTTAGAAGAGGTGATAACTGAGGAGACATCTATGACTTTTTCAGGTGATGAGCTAGAACGGATTAAAAAGAGTAATGACCCCAAAATGGCGCTTAATACACTAGTTAGTGAAAAAGCGGGAATGGCTTGGACGAGTGATAATCATACGGCAATTGATGTTCCAATTTATGCTTATGGTCCCCAATCAACTAATTTTACTGGAACAATTGATAATACAGATGTGTTTCAAGGAATTCGGCAAGCTTTGATAGGCAATTAA
- a CDS encoding ABC transporter ATP-binding protein yields the protein MSTKVITLDNVSWRRQKKPILEDIQWEVQKGEHWAILGANGSGKTSILKLITGYEWATTGTIDVLGERFGQTAIFDLRKRIGWLSASLDEKYRNYEGLSCADVIVSGKNASVGIHEQVDDVDIQQALSLAKEMGLSHVSHSPLRNLSQGERKKTFYARAMMTSPEIMIVDEPTSGLDILAREQFLTHLQNAHLNAESPVLLYVTHYPEEIIPAVTHVLLLKNGRVVAADKKEKVLTDQLLTQAFDVPIFVSWRDERPWIQVGSIAEVGKST from the coding sequence ATGTCAACAAAGGTTATTACACTCGATAATGTGTCGTGGAGACGTCAAAAGAAACCCATTCTTGAAGACATTCAGTGGGAGGTTCAAAAAGGGGAGCATTGGGCCATTCTAGGGGCAAATGGTTCTGGGAAAACGTCAATACTTAAGCTTATCACTGGGTATGAATGGGCTACAACTGGCACCATAGATGTTTTGGGGGAACGCTTTGGACAGACAGCCATCTTTGACTTACGCAAACGAATTGGTTGGTTAAGTGCCTCACTAGATGAAAAATATCGGAACTATGAGGGTTTATCATGTGCAGATGTGATTGTGAGCGGAAAAAATGCTTCAGTTGGGATCCATGAACAGGTTGATGACGTCGATATTCAACAGGCTCTAAGTCTTGCAAAAGAAATGGGTTTGTCTCATGTGTCTCATTCACCCTTAAGGAACTTATCACAAGGTGAACGAAAAAAAACATTTTATGCAAGAGCGATGATGACTAGTCCTGAGATTATGATTGTTGATGAGCCAACTAGTGGACTTGATATCCTTGCCAGAGAACAATTTCTCACGCATTTACAAAACGCACACTTAAATGCTGAAAGTCCAGTATTGCTGTATGTTACTCATTATCCTGAAGAAATTATACCTGCGGTGACCCATGTATTATTGCTCAAAAATGGCAGGGTTGTAGCTGCGGACAAAAAAGAAAAGGTTCTAACAGATCAACTTTTAACGCAGGCTTTTGATGTTCCGATTTTTGTGTCTTGGCGAGATGAACGACCATGGATTCAAGTTGGCTCCATCGCAGAAGTAGGAAAAAGCACATGA
- a CDS encoding GNAT family N-acetyltransferase — protein sequence MIGDLIYLRSFQIEDAEDLLLMQTQNKLFFEQYSMMRTNDFYSMDYQKQMIKQFSQLKLQGIEFHFGIFLNDTDQLIGTIDLFQLYRGSLQSAMIGYFISHAHNGNGYATEACKLLVNYAFSNLKLHRLEAGVMPRNLGSIRVLEKSGFHKEGIARKNVRINGVWEDHQVLACLNPND from the coding sequence ATGATTGGCGATTTAATTTATTTACGTTCTTTTCAAATAGAAGATGCAGAAGATTTACTTCTCATGCAAACGCAGAACAAGCTGTTTTTTGAGCAGTATTCAATGATGCGTACAAATGATTTTTATTCAATGGACTATCAGAAACAAATGATTAAGCAGTTTTCACAGCTTAAGCTTCAAGGAATAGAATTTCATTTTGGAATATTCTTAAATGATACAGATCAACTAATTGGAACGATTGATTTATTTCAGCTGTATCGTGGTTCTTTACAAAGTGCCATGATTGGTTATTTTATTAGTCACGCCCATAATGGAAACGGATATGCAACAGAGGCATGTAAGTTACTTGTAAACTATGCATTTTCTAATCTAAAACTTCATCGGTTAGAAGCAGGTGTTATGCCTCGTAATCTCGGCTCAATTCGTGTACTTGAAAAATCTGGTTTCCATAAAGAAGGCATTGCAAGAAAAAACGTACGTATTAATGGGGTATGGGAAGATCATCAAGTTTTAGCCTGTTTAAATCCAAATGACTGA
- a CDS encoding DJ-1/PfpI family protein, whose translation MQRVPQTVLIYLFDEVEVLDFAGPFEVLSLAQKENQPFFQVYTISETGGAIRARNGLVVQPDYGFDTWDGQEDLVIIPGGRGAREIEIHKESVLEWIRTMYQKSTILASVCTGSLLLAEAGLLKEKEATTHWASLDHFESTYPDVHVKRGVKFVDQGDLITSAGISAGIDMSFHIVKKLIGVDSAKATAKRMEYDIKL comes from the coding sequence ATGCAAAGAGTGCCACAAACCGTTTTAATCTATTTATTTGATGAAGTAGAAGTTCTTGATTTTGCTGGTCCTTTTGAAGTATTATCTCTTGCTCAAAAAGAAAATCAACCATTCTTTCAGGTATACACCATTTCTGAAACTGGAGGAGCCATTCGAGCAAGGAACGGACTAGTGGTTCAGCCAGATTATGGCTTTGATACGTGGGATGGTCAGGAGGACCTAGTCATTATCCCTGGTGGTCGTGGAGCGCGAGAAATTGAAATTCATAAAGAGTCGGTCTTGGAGTGGATACGAACCATGTATCAAAAATCTACTATCTTAGCATCTGTGTGTACAGGATCCTTACTACTCGCTGAAGCCGGACTACTAAAAGAGAAGGAAGCAACAACACATTGGGCAAGTCTAGATCATTTTGAATCTACATATCCGGACGTTCACGTAAAGCGCGGAGTCAAATTTGTTGATCAAGGCGACTTAATAACCTCAGCAGGTATTTCAGCTGGAATTGATATGTCCTTTCATATCGTGAAGAAGCTAATTGGCGTTGACAGTGCTAAAGCCACAGCGAAGAGAATGGAGTATGATATAAAGTTATAG
- a CDS encoding DEAD/DEAH box helicase, with product MFKKSLQQLLRDLKENESFKEQIVHWHELEAVEARTCPFPDQMNNKLVQALQKRGIGELYTHQEAAYSATQKGENIVAVTPTASGKTLCYNLPVLQQISENNESRALYIFPTKALAQDQMSELNELIDEMDVPIRSYTYDGDTSPSIRQAVRKVGHVVITNPDMLHSAILPHHTKWVSFFENLQYIIIDELHTYRGVFGSHVANVIRRLKRIAAYYGANPTFICTSATIANPKELAEELTGRPMRLIQNNGAPRGKKHFIFYNPPIVNEPLNIRRSATVDVNELAKQFLTNGIQTIVFARSRVRVEIILSHLQELIKHRFGPDTIRGYRGGYLPKQRREIERGLRKGDIIGVVSTNALELGVDIGQLQVCVMTGYPGSIASVWQQAGRAGRRQNESAIIMVAGSSPIDQYIIQHPEAFFDRSPESARLNPDNLIILMDHLKCAAYELPFKRGETFDGVEIEEILEYLTEHQVLHERAEKWYWMNESFPAHGISLRSASQENVVIIDQSDVTKHTVIGEMDRFSSMTLLHDEAIYLHQGTQYQVEYLDWDERKAFVREVSVEYYTDANLAVKLTVLEEDETKQRPYAHLSYGDVMVNAKATIFKKIRMSTFENIGSGPIHLPEEELHSSGMWFSFSPELIEQFGEASLEAGLMGFAHVLGAVCPVFAMCDRNDLHVVPQIKADHSERPTVFVYDSYPGGIGLSKEIYQKVDSVLQHVQNLVESCPCQSGCQACVGATSSFGQLETKQIVKRLVSGLLADKTSY from the coding sequence ATGTTTAAAAAAAGCTTACAACAACTATTGCGTGACTTAAAAGAGAATGAATCCTTTAAGGAACAGATTGTTCATTGGCACGAACTTGAAGCAGTGGAAGCAAGGACTTGCCCGTTTCCGGACCAGATGAATAACAAACTAGTTCAGGCTTTGCAAAAAAGAGGAATTGGTGAGCTGTATACTCATCAGGAAGCTGCATATTCAGCAACACAAAAGGGTGAAAATATAGTAGCGGTAACTCCAACGGCATCAGGTAAAACACTTTGCTACAATTTACCGGTCCTCCAACAAATTTCAGAGAATAATGAGAGCCGAGCTCTTTATATTTTTCCTACTAAAGCGTTAGCACAAGATCAAATGAGTGAACTTAATGAGCTCATTGATGAAATGGATGTACCAATTCGCTCTTACACATATGATGGTGATACATCTCCTTCCATTAGACAAGCTGTAAGAAAGGTTGGGCATGTAGTTATTACCAATCCTGATATGCTACATTCAGCAATCCTCCCACATCATACAAAATGGGTATCGTTTTTTGAGAATTTACAGTACATCATTATCGATGAACTACATACATATCGTGGGGTATTTGGAAGTCATGTTGCAAATGTCATTAGGCGACTAAAACGCATAGCAGCTTACTACGGGGCAAACCCAACATTCATTTGTACATCAGCAACCATCGCAAATCCCAAAGAGCTAGCAGAAGAATTAACAGGCCGACCAATGCGCCTAATTCAAAACAATGGAGCGCCTAGAGGAAAAAAACACTTTATCTTTTACAACCCTCCGATTGTGAATGAACCGCTAAATATACGTCGAAGTGCAACAGTTGATGTCAATGAGTTAGCAAAGCAATTTTTAACAAATGGCATTCAAACAATTGTGTTTGCAAGAAGTCGAGTGCGTGTTGAGATTATACTAAGTCATCTACAGGAATTAATTAAACATCGCTTCGGTCCAGATACGATACGAGGGTACCGCGGTGGATATCTACCAAAACAACGACGAGAAATTGAAAGAGGTTTGCGAAAAGGTGACATCATTGGCGTTGTGAGTACAAATGCACTTGAGTTAGGAGTAGATATCGGTCAACTTCAAGTATGTGTGATGACGGGTTACCCTGGTTCGATTGCGAGTGTTTGGCAGCAGGCGGGAAGAGCCGGGCGGAGGCAAAATGAATCTGCCATTATCATGGTAGCTGGTTCCTCTCCGATTGATCAATATATTATTCAACATCCTGAGGCGTTTTTTGATCGCTCTCCAGAGTCAGCAAGGCTCAATCCAGATAATTTAATAATCTTAATGGATCACTTAAAATGCGCGGCCTACGAGCTTCCATTTAAACGAGGAGAAACATTTGATGGTGTTGAGATTGAAGAAATCCTTGAATATTTAACTGAGCATCAGGTTTTACATGAACGAGCAGAGAAATGGTATTGGATGAATGAGTCGTTCCCGGCACATGGCATAAGTTTACGCTCAGCCTCTCAAGAAAATGTCGTGATTATCGACCAAAGTGATGTAACCAAGCATACGGTCATTGGAGAAATGGATCGTTTTAGTTCGATGACTCTATTACATGACGAAGCGATCTATCTGCACCAAGGCACTCAATACCAGGTTGAATACCTTGATTGGGACGAACGTAAGGCATTCGTAAGAGAAGTATCTGTGGAGTATTATACGGATGCAAACTTAGCTGTTAAGCTGACTGTGCTTGAAGAAGATGAGACCAAGCAGCGTCCTTATGCACATCTATCTTATGGAGATGTGATGGTTAATGCAAAAGCAACCATATTCAAGAAGATTCGCATGAGTACATTTGAGAACATTGGATCTGGTCCAATTCATTTGCCGGAAGAAGAGCTACATTCAAGTGGGATGTGGTTCAGCTTTTCGCCGGAGTTAATTGAGCAGTTTGGAGAGGCGTCACTCGAGGCAGGATTAATGGGGTTTGCGCATGTTCTTGGGGCGGTATGCCCAGTTTTTGCAATGTGTGACCGTAATGATCTTCATGTCGTTCCACAAATAAAGGCGGATCACTCGGAACGTCCAACTGTTTTTGTCTACGACAGCTATCCAGGTGGCATAGGACTTTCAAAAGAAATTTACCAAAAGGTTGATTCCGTACTGCAGCATGTACAAAATTTGGTTGAATCATGCCCTTGTCAATCAGGATGCCAAGCTTGTGTTGGCGCCACCAGTTCATTCGGACAACTTGAAACAAAACAAATTGTGAAACGTTTAGTTAGTGGACTACTAGCGGATAAAACGAGCTACTAA
- a CDS encoding bifunctional metallophosphatase/5'-nucleotidase: MSKIQLNVFETSDVHGHIMPHRYRTEDDLPLGLAKIGSLIKEVRSKENHVLVVDNGDLIQGTPLTTYFSKLDTDQEHPLIRAANLLDYDAAVLGNHEFNFGLDTLNQAVQNSTFPWLAANIVDEQTKECYFGKPYIVKDYDGAKVALLGLTTQYIPNWEDPNHIVGLEFVDCVESAKKWVSHIRQHEQPDVLIVSYHGGFERNPENGELEERETGENQGYALCHEVEGIDLLLTGHQHRLLTGKCGDVHILQPGCFGAAVGKAVIELEKNSDKWQITSIQTELLDLDHVKADPAIVKASDLLEKEVQGWLDEPIGYVEGSLRIEDAFDVRLNKHPFTEFINKVQMEASNTAISSTALFDNTSKGFPDKITIRDVMSNYIYPNTLKVLEITGEELKAALERSASYFMLTDGEPAINPAFLYPKPQHYNYDMWEGIRYTIDLLKPEGERIVQLEDEHGEPIQLGKTYEVVMSNYRASGGGEYTMFKDKPVIREMQDDMTDLIIQYVQKHQTISSAVNQNWKVIW, from the coding sequence ATGAGTAAAATTCAACTGAATGTGTTTGAAACAAGTGATGTACATGGTCACATTATGCCACACAGGTACCGAACAGAAGATGATTTACCTCTTGGTTTGGCCAAAATTGGCTCTTTAATTAAAGAAGTACGTAGCAAAGAAAACCATGTGTTGGTTGTTGATAATGGTGACTTAATTCAAGGAACTCCACTCACAACCTATTTTTCAAAACTTGATACGGATCAAGAACATCCACTTATTCGTGCTGCAAACTTGTTAGATTATGATGCGGCTGTACTTGGAAATCATGAGTTTAATTTCGGCTTAGATACACTGAATCAAGCTGTTCAAAACTCTACATTTCCATGGTTAGCAGCTAATATTGTGGATGAACAGACCAAGGAATGTTACTTTGGAAAGCCATATATTGTGAAGGACTATGACGGTGCAAAAGTAGCGTTACTTGGTTTAACTACACAATATATCCCTAATTGGGAAGACCCTAATCATATCGTAGGTCTAGAATTTGTTGATTGCGTGGAGTCAGCGAAAAAATGGGTTTCACACATCCGACAGCACGAACAGCCAGATGTTCTTATCGTTTCATACCATGGAGGATTTGAACGAAATCCTGAAAATGGCGAGTTGGAAGAAAGGGAGACGGGGGAAAATCAAGGATATGCGCTTTGTCATGAAGTAGAGGGTATTGATCTTCTTCTTACTGGTCACCAACACCGTTTACTTACGGGCAAGTGTGGAGATGTTCACATCTTACAACCAGGTTGCTTCGGTGCGGCTGTTGGTAAGGCAGTCATCGAGCTAGAAAAAAACTCAGATAAGTGGCAAATTACATCTATTCAAACTGAATTGCTTGATCTTGATCATGTCAAAGCAGATCCAGCTATTGTTAAAGCTTCTGATCTCTTGGAAAAAGAGGTTCAAGGCTGGTTAGATGAGCCAATTGGTTATGTTGAAGGAAGTTTGCGAATTGAGGATGCGTTTGATGTACGGTTAAACAAACATCCTTTTACCGAATTTATTAATAAGGTTCAAATGGAAGCTTCAAACACTGCAATCTCTAGTACAGCTCTGTTTGACAACACATCTAAGGGTTTTCCTGACAAAATCACCATTCGTGACGTGATGTCGAATTACATTTATCCGAATACATTAAAGGTGTTAGAGATCACAGGAGAAGAATTAAAAGCTGCACTAGAACGTAGTGCAAGTTATTTTATGCTGACAGATGGCGAACCAGCTATCAATCCGGCCTTTCTTTACCCTAAACCACAACATTATAACTATGATATGTGGGAAGGCATTCGATACACCATTGACCTCTTAAAACCAGAGGGGGAGCGAATCGTACAACTAGAAGACGAGCATGGAGAACCGATTCAACTAGGCAAGACCTATGAAGTGGTTATGAGCAACTATCGTGCTAGTGGTGGTGGCGAATACACGATGTTTAAGGACAAACCTGTGATACGAGAAATGCAAGACGATATGACAGATTTGATTATTCAATACGTGCAAAAACATCAAACAATCTCTTCTGCAGTTAATCAGAATTGGAAAGTTATCTGGTAA